A region of the Synechococcus sp. PCC 7502 genome:
GGTGGCGGTGGAGTACAATGGCGAAATTTTACATCGTCATCTTTGGAGTGAGACTAATTTGCAAGCAGGCGATCGCCTAGAAATTGTCACGATTGTAGGTGGAGGTTGATATGTTTAGATGATTCA
Encoded here:
- the thiS gene encoding sulfur carrier protein ThiS; protein product: MSTSTINLQLNGQEQTCPANLNMPDLLVSLGLNPRLVAVEYNGEILHRHLWSETNLQAGDRLEIVTIVGGG